The following are encoded in a window of Cyprinus carpio isolate SPL01 chromosome A13, ASM1834038v1, whole genome shotgun sequence genomic DNA:
- the eif4ebp2 gene encoding eukaryotic translation initiation factor 4E-binding protein 2 encodes MSSSRQLSESRAIPTRTVLINDSTQLPHDYCTTPGGTLFSTTPGGTRIIYDRKFLLDRRNSPIAQTPPAHLPVIPGVTSKNVLNENKRNEANNIKNHDAKPGQGEDAQFEMDI; translated from the exons ATGTCGTCCAGTCGTCAGCTTAGTGAGAGCAGGGCCATCCCGACCAGGACGGTGCTGATAAACGATTCAACGCAGCTACCTCACGACTATTGCACCACTCCCGGAGGCACTTTATTCTCCACCACCCCGGGAG GAACTCGAATAATCTATGATCGCAAGTTCCTGTTAGACCGGCGTAACTCACCCATCGCCCAGACCCCACCAGCACACCTGCCGGTTATCCCAGGAGTGACAAGCAAGAACGTCCTGAATGAAAACAAGAGGAATGAGGCTAACAACATCAAAAACCATGATGCCAAGCCAGGGCAAG gTGAAGATGCTCAGTTTGAGATGGACATCTAA